ACATTGGCGGCGAAGACAGCAACGATCGCTGCGCTTCCCCTGCAGGAAAAGAAGCGGGAACTCTGGCGGCGATTGAACGCAAAAAAGCCGTCGCGCCCGATGGTGATGATAGACCAGGTGTGCTGGAACGAGATGAACATCGGCGACGAGCTCACGCTTCAGTGCGAGGACAAGGAATGCCGCGGGTATGAGGAGAAGCTACGCCGGACGCTCTATCAATGGGAACATTTTCCTGTGGATATGGTCGTGGAGCCGTTCATACGTGTACAGAAGGCCGTGCACAATACGGGCTTCGGCATACGATCGGTCGATCATGTCGCCGTCAGCGACCCGACGAACAGCGTCGTGGGGCATGCGTACACCAATCAGTTCGAAAAGGATGAGGACCTTGAAAAGATACAGATGCCGGTCATAACACATGACACTGCCGAAACAGCGCGAAGGCTTTCCATCGCCCATGATCTTTTCAACGGTACGCTTGGTATCTTCGAACAGGGTTACGATCCGTATCTCTCGCTCTGGGACCCCATCAGCCACTGGATGAGCGTGGAACAGGCGCTCTATGCCATCGTCGATCGGCCCGAGTTCGTACGCGAAATGCTTTCACGCATGGTGCGCGGATATCTCAGCATGCTCGATCAGCTCGAGGAGCAGGGGCTTTTATGCCATCATCAGTCGCTTATTCACTGCACGGGGGCGTATACCGACGAGCTTCCATCAAAAGGCTTCGATCCGAAAAAGCCCGTGGCAAAGGATATCTGGATGTTCGGCCTCGCGCAGATGCTTACAACGGTGTCGCCGGACATGTTCGATGAATTCGAGATAGAGATGAGCATGCCCATTTTTGAGCGCTTCGGTCTCGTCTATTACGGCTGCTGCGATCCGCTGGACAGAAAGATGAAGCAGGTAAAGAAAATACCGAACGTGAGAAAGATATCGGTAAGCCCGTGGGCGGATGAAGAGATGAGCGCAGCGGAAATAAAAAGCGATTACGTGTATTCACGAAAACCTAACCCAGCGCTGCTCGCCTGGCCTGAATTCAATGAAGACGAAGTGCGAAAACACCTTCAGGCTACCGTTGACGTCTCTGCCCGTAACGGCTGCCCGCTTGAGCTCATACTCAAGGACATAAGTACCGTAAAGTATGAACCCACGCGTCTCTCGCGCTGGGCCGATATCGCCATGGACATCGTCGGGGGATGATCGATACCGGCGCTGCGTAATGATCCATGATGCACGTCATGGATCACAGCGGTATCAGAATTTTCCCGTAAGCATATCGATCTTTCGCTTCATATAGTAGCGGAAGTTCTCGAGCGATACGTCCGGCGGCACCGTGTGGTCCACCGTAGGAAAGAATCCACCCTCGTCTATGAGCGGGAGCATCGTCGCCAGATGATCATCGATGGCTTTTTTATCCTTCGCCAGCTCGCGTTTGTCCACAGCGCCCCAGAGGCGCATGCCCTTGCCGAATTCTTTTCTGATGCGGATGGGGTCCATATCGGATGCTCGCTCGAGCGGCCATATCGCGTCCACACCCGCTTCGAGGAAGAGCGGAATGATGTCTTCGCAGTTGCCGTCGGAGTCTACTGCGACATAGCGTACGCCGTTGCCCTTAAGCCAGTCGACAAGGCGCTTCATCTCGGGGAAAATGAATTCGCGGTACGTGTCCGGTGAAAGGAGCGGACCGCTTTTCATCGCGAGGTCCTCGCTTATCATGACATAATCGATATCGGTCTTTGCGAGGATGGGCTTTGCTATCATCATCGTTATGTCGGTGATGAACTTCATCATTTCATGCATCATCTCGGGGTGATCGTACCAGGCATAGCAGAGGTTTTCGGTACCGAGCCATTCGCGCGCGCGCCAGTAGTATCCGAGGGTCTGGCAGTTTCGCCCGAGAATGAGCGGATGTTTCCGTTCCTTCCAGCGAGGAAGCATTATCGATTCCCATTGTATCGGATAGCGTGATGCATGCATCTCATAGCGGTATTTGAGCGCTTGAAAATCCTCAGGCTTCTTCACCGGAAAATCGATGTACTCGTCCATAGACGCACGCGTGCCGCCGACGGTGCCTTCAAGAAGCGCTTTGCGAGTGATCCCTTTGCCGTCGCGGAATATCTCATAGCGCTCGGTGCGTTCCAATACCTTGTATTCAAAGCCGGGGAGCATATCGAAATTCACCGGAATGAATTCACGCGCATCCATGCCGAAGTGCTCGTCGCCCGTGAACCAGTCCCAATGCGCGTCAAGCCGCGACAGGCCTTCGGCCTCCCAGCGGTCTATCGTCTGCCCCCAGACACCGGCCTCATAGTTCGGCACACGGTCCACGGGCTTGTATTCCATGACATTGATAAAACGCTCTCTTCCGTTCATGGGACTTGTCGTGAACATAGCATCTCCCTGTACTGCTGTATCATCTTCATCGATACGACATTCCTTCTCGACTACGGCTTGTGTGTTCGACATGGTGTCCTCCATGCCTAAACAATCGCAATGAACGACCGGCAAAGCTTGTATGGGAACGCAAAATACTTGTATCCGTCCGACGATTCATGAGACCGGCACCGTATGCATATGCGTCCGGTTCATCTCCCGGAATTCCGAGGGGGATACGCCCGCCGACCGTTTGAATGCGCGGCTGAAATAGAACTGGTCTCGGAAGCCGGTGCCCTTGGCAATTTCGGCTATGCTCCTGTCTGAACCGATGAGCATGACCTCCGCGGCACGCATGCGGTATCGCCCGACATACTCCATGGGCGCTGTACCGGTGACCGATCTGAACACATCGTGGAATCGCGCGGGTGAAAGCCCCGCCATCGATGCAAGGTCATTGCGGTCGAACCGTGCGCTGACATTGTCGCGTATGTACTGGAGCACTGCAGCTATGGGGCGCGCACGCTCAAGGAGATCGAAGGCGTTCTCTTTCAGCTGTGAGACGGCAAGCACGGAGGAAAGCAGTTCGAAACCCGCAGCCTTGCGGTCGGCCGATACCTTAAGCGAGAACGGCGTTCCGTCGAGTTTCGCGAGCCGCTCATTCGCATGCCCGATAGCCGCCGCTGAAGCACCGGCAACACTGAGCGGGGCATCGATCAGCGTGAAAAGATCGATGGAGCCGAAAAGCGAATAGTTCACATGCACCCACTCGCTTGTAACGCGCGCGCCTGAGACCGACAGCGTGTGCATGGTGCCCGGCGGGATTATCATCGCATCGCCGGAAGCGGCATGGCACGCCCTGTCAGTGCGAATATCCGCCTCGCCGTCGCGTATGCGGAACACAAGCGCGCAGGGGAGCGCACGCTCGGGGTTCGCATGCGGCCCGGCAGCGATGCCTGCACAGACATAGTCGAATGCGAGCGTGGTATCGAGGACTTTTTCGAGCATGGGAACGCTCATTCCTTCATTATAGTCCCGGGGGAACGGGAGCACAAGTCCGCCTGCGTGTGCAAAAGAACAAGACAAAAGTACATGGACAAGATCGTCGTATGTGCGGTATAATGAAGCGAACGTACGATAGTCCCAGGAGCGATGCATGCGAAGGATACTGATCGCCTCTCTCTTTGTTCTCCCGCTCTTCCCGCAATCGATAACCATACCGAACAACTCATTTGAGACCGGTACCGATGCCCCGAGCAACTGGTCATTATCCGGTGCCGGTGAATGGGAACGCGAGGGGGCGTCCGGCGACCGGTCGATCAAGGTCACCGGCAACGGCGACGATTCGAGCTATTGGAAATGCGACTCCTTTTCCCTGAAACCCTCGCGCATATACCGCGTCACCTTCCAGGCGCGCAGTCAGAACGCCGCGGGCGGCTGTGCGATAAGCGGACCAAGTACGCTCAACCGCGACTATACGTTCGACAGTTTCTGGCGCACCTATGGTTATGCGTTCAAGCTTCCCGATAATGCCGCTGACAGTTATCTCCGCTTCGGTCAATGGCATGTGAAAGGATCGGTACTGTTCGATGATGTCAATGTGTTCGAGGTAGAGCCGCTGCAGCGTACCGTGAACGGCATGGAACTGGGGCTGACGGAATACATCCGCGGTAATACGTATAAATTCGCCCCGGTCTATTCCGGCGAAGGTGCGAATTATGCACGCTGCCTTGTTTCGCATACGGCAGGTTTTAACTCGACACGATGGGTGATGAGCGGCGGTTCGTTCATCATATACCGTCACCGTGTCGGTCAGATAGCGCAGGCGTCAGCGTCCGTGCGTATAAACATCGGATATTATGCGGCAGGGGCTCTCATCATCGAGGCGTCGACGGACGGTACAGCATACACGGCGGTCGGTGAAATGAGCGCGTCCGGCTCGAAGGAATTCGCCCTGCCCTCATCGCTTTTCCCCGCGGAAGAGATCTCGATCCGGCTTATGGCATCATCATCGGAAACGGCAGGCGGCGAGTCAAAACCCGGTGCGTTCCAGATCAACAATTATGAATATACCGCACCGCTCGCCTCATCGATACCCGATGCCGTCGGTGATACACAGTTCGCAACGATACTGGTCAAGGGAGCATCGCTTGCCGTCAAGCTCATATCGCTCGGATCGCTCGATGCCGATCCTGTCGTGAAATTCAAAACGCGCGCGAGCGCGGACGGCGATTACACGGCGGTGTTCGCTGCGGGAGAGAAACAGTTCACGAAGCGCTTTTCCGTGAAGGCCGATGCCGTGAGCATGGTCGATATCCCGTTCTCGCTGCCGATAACCGAGCCGGGCATCATGCCGGTAACGCTCACCATACGCGATGCAAAAAGTGTCGTGTACAGCGTGTCCTCTTCGTTCACCGTCGATACGCTTTCATTCGCTAATTTCGGCGAGCGTCTTGCCGCGCCGGCACCGCTTGGGCTTTGGTGGAGCAGCGCCGCATACAAGATAAGCCGTACACGCCCTGTGCCGAAAGCAGCGGGAGCGGTGAAGATCAACGCGGCGAAGAACGAGTATGAATCGTTCCAGATAAGCCTCCGTCCTTCAAAGGACATCGCCCGCGTAACGCTTTCCGCGTCCGACCTCACGCGCGCGGGTGGTATTATCGGCGCATCGAACATTTCATTCGGGCGTGTGGGCTATGTAGACGTGCGCGTACCGTCCGATCCGACCGGCGTCATCGGCAATTGGCCCGATCCGATAGAAAAGATACGCGGCGCATTCCCCGTACCGAAGGACATGCAGAGCCCGATATGGGTCACCGTGCATATACCCTTTGATGCTGCGGCTGGCGAGTATACCGGCACGATAACCCTCACCGCCGACGGCGAACGCGTTTCGGTGCCGATAACGATCACCGTGTGGAATTTCGGTCTCCCGCTCGAACCTTCGCTTAAGAGCGCCTTTGAGATGTGGAGCGGGCCGATAAAGAAATATCATAATCTTTCCGACGCGTCCGAACTCAAGGATGTCATGGACCGCTATTACCGCGATTTTGCTGAACACCGTATATCGCCGCAGAACGCGCTTCGTCAGCCATTGACGACATTCGTGAAGGATGCATCGGGCAAAGCGGTCGATCTTTCCCTCGACTTCACCGATTTCGATGCCGATGGAACTTACTACCTCGATACGCTCGGTTTCTCCGTGTTCCGTCTCACGATAGCCGGCATGGGAAGCGGTACGTTCTTCAGCCGCAAGGAAGGCGAGTTCGGCGGACACAAACAGGGCTCGCCGGAATATGATGCGCTTTGGGGGAAATATATCAGAACGATACAGGACCATCTCGAGGCAAAGGGATGGCTTTCCAAGGCGTATGTGTACTGGTTCGATGAGCCGGACGTGAAGGATTATCAATTCGTCATTGACGGCATGAGCCTTTTAAAGAAACATGCGCCGAAGATACGGCGTCTTCTCACCGAAGAGGTCGTGCCGGACCTCGCGGGTGCCGTGGACATATGGTGCCCGCATGTGAACGGCTACAATGAACTTGTGCCGGGGCGTATCGCGGCGGGCGAGGAATTCTGGTGGTATGTATGCACGGGACCGAAAGCGCCCTACATAGGTATCTTTATCGATCACCCGGCCATCGACATGCGTATCTGGGGATGGATGTCCTGGAAGAACAAAGCGACCGGCATTCTTGTCTGGGCGGTGAACTGGTGGACGAGCGCGGTGGCGTTCACCAACAAAGCGNNNNNNNNNNGAACCCGTGGACGGATGCGATGAGCTATGTCGAGGGATACGGATACAAGCCCGGACAGATATCGTACTGGGGCAACGGCGACGGCCGCTATCTGTACCCTGCCAATACGAATTTTCCCGATGACAGACAGCGATATATCGACGGTCCTGCGGGTTCTGTCCGCTGGGAGCTCGTTCGCGACGGCATTGAGGAATACGAATATTTCTCGCTCTTAAAGGACCTCATTGCACGGGCAAAGTCGAAAGACGCTTCCATCCCCGCGATCGCCGAGGCGGAAAAACTGCTCGATGTCCCTGCCGCCATTGTGAGCGAATTGACCGTGTATACGAAGAACCCGGAACTGCTGAACGCATACCGCGAGCGCATCGCCCGTATGCTCGAATCGCTCAGCGCCAAAAGCGCGCTCCCGGTGAACACAGCGCCGCTGCGCTCCGCGCGATTCCCCGTGCCGCCGGCAAAGATACTCCCGCCCGTCTCCGCTCCCGCCGCCCTACCGGCAGCGAGCGCCGCATCGGCTCCTACGTTCGCACCTGGGATACTCTACGATTTCAGCGCGGTAAAAGCACCCTTCGCCGGCTGGGATATTCGCACGACAACGCCCCCGATGGTATTCACCGCATCGGGAGAGAGCGGCTTCCCCGCACGCCTTATCTATCCCGAATGGCAGAGCGGCTCAACGGAATGGCCGGCAGTGGTATTAAAACTAAGCGGCAGCCATGACTTCCAGCCGTACAAGGCCGTCGTGCTGGATGTGAAGAATACGGGGAGCGAATTCCGCATCGAATATCGTTTCGATGATGAGAACAGCAAGCCATACGCATCCGGCAGCATTTCCGTTCCAGCGGGTGCGGGCACGATACGCATACCGATCGAGAAGCCGATGCCGAATGTACGCAAAATGCACATCTTCATGACAAAACCGAAGACACAGCAGGAACTGCTGCTTCGCCGCATCACGCTCAGCAGAGAATAGGCATGCTTCGCCGCATCGCGCTTGTCTTTTTCCGTCGGCAGACTATAATCCGGATATGGCCCTTCGAACCATAGCGGCCGGCGATGTCAATATCGCCGACGGCCTTCCCTTCGGTCACCGCGAGCTCTCGTTCACTCATGCGCACACGGTAAGCATGCACTCGCACGGTTTTTATGAGATCGGCATTACCCGCGGCGGGAGCGCCGAGCACATCGCAGCCGGGCGCACGGAAACGATATCCCGCGGATCGATATACATACTCGCCCCCGGCGAAGCGCATGCTGTCAGAGTACGCCGCCAGTGGGAGGTGTGCAATATCTATTATCTCCCGGATATCTTCGCCGCCGAGCTCACATCGTTCCTCGCGGAGCCGCGTATGGCGGGGCTTTTCTTCTACCATTTCCTTTTCGATGCGAACGATGTCATTTCATTCCCTATCCCCGATGCCCGCTTCCGATCCCTCACCGCCCTCATCGATGCGCTTCCCGCGCTGTCGTCCCATTTCTATCGGAAGCATATCTTCGCGGCGATATGCGCCCTCATCGCCGATGCGCACGCCGCCGTATTTCCCGCCGAACGCATGTTCTCCGCCGACAAGCGCATCGTGTCCGTGCTTTCCGCTGTTGAACGCCATATCGGCAAGGACAGCGCCGCCATCATCCGTGCCGCCGCCGAGGACGCCTCGATACGAAGGGAATATCTTTCGACGCTGTTCCATCGCGTGACCGGAACGGCGCTGACCGACTACATCATGCGGCGAAAGATAATGAAGAGCCGCGCCATGATCCTTGCCGGCGAACGCGTCACCGATACAGCGCTTTCGCTCGGCTTTTACGATACGCCGCATTTCACACGTACGTTCAAAACGATGACAGGACTTTCCCCGCGCGACTATCAGAAGCACGCGCGGAGCACAGCACATACTGCATCACGCGGAGCATAAGATGGACGGCAGGGTAGTATATCTTTTCCGATGGACGAAGAACGACAAGCCGGAATACCAGTCCGGCGAGATAGTCATGCTCGGTGAGAAACGCTACATGCCGCGGGCGCCGGATTCGTTCCAGTCGCTCGCCAATGCGCTCCAGATGATATCACGGAAGTATCAATCGACATCGGTGATGCTCCTCACCATGGGCCTCACTGAACCGGATACGGCGCAATTGAACGCATTCCTCAAGAACTCGACGTTCATCTCCAATGTAAGGGACATCACGCGCCCCACCGGGAAACGCAAGGACGGTTCCCCGAGCCGTGTGTTCCTGATCGGCACGACCATGGATGTGCTCAAGGAGATAAAGAACACGCTCATACGCGAGCACTTCGAAATAGTCGGCATGGCGAAAGCGGAAGCCGAGGCGTTGCGCACGATATACCGCATGAACCGCAATCTCGATCTCATCCTTATCGAATGTTCGGCGAACCGCGTGCTGCAGGAAGAGACGATCACGAGCATTCGCGGGATCAATGCGGCGATACGGGTCCTATCGTTCGGCGCGCCGGGGGCGGCACCGCTCTCCGGTCACGGACATATCACAGCGCCTTATACGCGGGACACCGTCGTTGCGGTCCTGAAAAAACTGTTCGCCTGAGCTCTATCAGCGGAGCAACGCCGCTATCGCCTTCGAATTGATCTTCGTAAGATATTCTTCCGCAAGCTTCCCGTCGCGCGCAACGATGGTGACAATGACGCTGTTTACTTTCGTGTACATTCCCGCGGGCTGCTTGCAGTAGATCTCGAACGCATTCGGCCCGCCCTTCTTCGTGAAATTCCCGAAAAAAAGCGTGATCCGCGTATCCTTCATATCCTTCTGATACTCAGCCCGCGTTGACAGGTCCCCGCGAAGCGCGACAGAAACGCCGCTCGGCGCCGCGATCTCTTTCACACCGTCAATATCGTATCCGTTCGCGTTTATGGAAACATCGATCGAAAGCCGCTGCATTTCCGCTTCTTCGCTCTTCGCCTTCATGTTCTGCATGCCGCTCGATCCGCTCTGCAGCTTCATGAGCTCGGCCTGCAGGCGCTGCATTTCCTTCTGGTCGCCCTTTGCCGCGGCGGCGTTCATCTTCTCCATTATCGGCCCCATCTTTTCCATGCTCTGGGACACGTCCTCGGCGTTCCTGCTCATCTCTTCCGTGGTCATCGTGACCGGTTTTTCATAGTCCGTACGGGTGCTCATGGATAGGGGATACCGAGCGCTCGCGGACACTTCTTTTCTCGGCGTGCCGGTATCGTCCTTGCGTTTCCAGTCCTTC
The genomic region above belongs to Spirochaetota bacterium and contains:
- a CDS encoding AraC family transcriptional regulator — its product is MALRTIAAGDVNIADGLPFGHRELSFTHAHTVSMHSHGFYEIGITRGGSAEHIAAGRTETISRGSIYILAPGEAHAVRVRRQWEVCNIYYLPDIFAAELTSFLAEPRMAGLFFYHFLFDANDVISFPIPDARFRSLTALIDALPALSSHFYRKHIFAAICALIADAHAAVFPAERMFSADKRIVSVLSAVERHIGKDSAAIIRAAAEDASIRREYLSTLFHRVTGTALTDYIMRRKIMKSRAMILAGERVTDTALSLGFYDTPHFTRTFKTMTGLSPRDYQKHARSTAHTASRGA
- a CDS encoding glycoside hydrolase domain-containing protein — translated: MRRILIASLFVLPLFPQSITIPNNSFETGTDAPSNWSLSGAGEWEREGASGDRSIKVTGNGDDSSYWKCDSFSLKPSRIYRVTFQARSQNAAGGCAISGPSTLNRDYTFDSFWRTYGYAFKLPDNAADSYLRFGQWHVKGSVLFDDVNVFEVEPLQRTVNGMELGLTEYIRGNTYKFAPVYSGEGANYARCLVSHTAGFNSTRWVMSGGSFIIYRHRVGQIAQASASVRINIGYYAAGALIIEASTDGTAYTAVGEMSASGSKEFALPSSLFPAEEISIRLMASSSETAGGESKPGAFQINNYEYTAPLASSIPDAVGDTQFATILVKGASLAVKLISLGSLDADPVVKFKTRASADGDYTAVFAAGEKQFTKRFSVKADAVSMVDIPFSLPITEPGIMPVTLTIRDAKSVVYSVSSSFTVDTLSFANFGERLAAPAPLGLWWSSAAYKISRTRPVPKAAGAVKINAAKNEYESFQISLRPSKDIARVTLSASDLTRAGGIIGASNISFGRVGYVDVRVPSDPTGVIGNWPDPIEKIRGAFPVPKDMQSPIWVTVHIPFDAAAGEYTGTITLTADGERVSVPITITVWNFGLPLEPSLKSAFEMWSGPIKKYHNLSDASELKDVMDRYYRDFAEHRISPQNALRQPLTTFVKDASGKAVDLSLDFTDFDADGTYYLDTLGFSVFRLTIAGMGSGTFFSRKEGEFGGHKQGSPEYDALWGKYIRTIQDHLEAKGWLSKAYVYWFDEPDVKDYQFVIDGMSLLKKHAPKIRRLLTEEVVPDLAGAVDIWCPHVNGYNELVPGRIAAGEEFWWYVCTGPKAPYIGIFIDHPAIDMRIWGWMSWKNKATGILVWAVNWWTSAVAFTNKA
- a CDS encoding AraC family transcriptional regulator is translated as MLEKVLDTTLAFDYVCAGIAAGPHANPERALPCALVFRIRDGEADIRTDRACHAASGDAMIIPPGTMHTLSVSGARVTSEWVHVNYSLFGSIDLFTLIDAPLSVAGASAAAIGHANERLAKLDGTPFSLKVSADRKAAGFELLSSVLAVSQLKENAFDLLERARPIAAVLQYIRDNVSARFDRNDLASMAGLSPARFHDVFRSVTGTAPMEYVGRYRMRAAEVMLIGSDRSIAEIAKGTGFRDQFYFSRAFKRSAGVSPSEFREMNRTHMHTVPVS
- a CDS encoding uroporphyrinogen decarboxylase family protein, translated to MSNTQAVVEKECRIDEDDTAVQGDAMFTTSPMNGRERFINVMEYKPVDRVPNYEAGVWGQTIDRWEAEGLSRLDAHWDWFTGDEHFGMDAREFIPVNFDMLPGFEYKVLERTERYEIFRDGKGITRKALLEGTVGGTRASMDEYIDFPVKKPEDFQALKYRYEMHASRYPIQWESIMLPRWKERKHPLILGRNCQTLGYYWRAREWLGTENLCYAWYDHPEMMHEMMKFITDITMMIAKPILAKTDIDYVMISEDLAMKSGPLLSPDTYREFIFPEMKRLVDWLKGNGVRYVAVDSDGNCEDIIPLFLEAGVDAIWPLERASDMDPIRIRKEFGKGMRLWGAVDKRELAKDKKAIDDHLATMLPLIDEGGFFPTVDHTVPPDVSLENFRYYMKRKIDMLTGKF